The Streptomyces sp. NBC_00239 genome contains a region encoding:
- a CDS encoding DUF6573 family protein has product MDDQYGPVVASYTRAEFIQSGDLIEIAPKIATDAGFEVRLLITAGAQGEFVAGPDGGEDERLHTVLSAVARAVARAPESEVCFVVPAEDLPATQASTGADRLLAITEPGDTGEPVMTLMLPHEM; this is encoded by the coding sequence ATGGATGACCAGTACGGACCGGTGGTCGCTTCCTACACGAGGGCAGAGTTCATCCAGAGCGGCGACCTCATCGAAATCGCGCCCAAGATAGCCACCGACGCCGGCTTCGAGGTTCGGCTACTCATCACTGCCGGCGCTCAAGGGGAGTTCGTGGCCGGCCCCGACGGCGGTGAGGACGAGCGACTGCACACGGTGCTGTCGGCGGTCGCGAGGGCCGTGGCGAGGGCTCCCGAGAGCGAAGTGTGTTTCGTGGTGCCTGCTGAGGACCTGCCCGCTACCCAGGCATCCACCGGCGCCGATCGACTCCTCGCCATCACCGAGCCCGGTGATACGGGCGAGCCCGTCATGACCCTGATGCTTCCCCACGAAATGTGA
- a CDS encoding SH3 domain-containing protein has product MQTKFIGRAGVAVATLTMGAAVTLAAAPSALASTPAQAPATLAAKNTCPTWSVTGKAVNFRSGPSTNYRSIGLLYRWSDSGTKVSSSGSWIKIKLDHKSKTGITKGTTGWVHKKYLEQCVYMQLD; this is encoded by the coding sequence ATGCAGACCAAGTTCATAGGCCGCGCCGGAGTTGCGGTCGCCACCCTCACCATGGGGGCCGCGGTCACCCTGGCGGCCGCCCCATCCGCCCTTGCGAGCACCCCCGCGCAGGCCCCGGCCACCCTCGCGGCGAAGAACACCTGCCCCACCTGGTCGGTGACCGGGAAGGCAGTGAACTTCCGGAGCGGGCCGAGCACGAACTACCGGTCGATCGGCCTGCTCTACCGCTGGAGCGACTCCGGCACGAAGGTCTCCAGCAGCGGCTCGTGGATCAAGATCAAGCTCGACCACAAGTCCAAGACCGGGATCACGAAGGGCACCACCGGCTGGGTCCACAAGAAGTACCTCGAGCAGTGCGTCTACATGCAGCTCGACTGA
- the lexA gene encoding transcriptional repressor LexA, producing the protein MEAVTTSSRSGRPPGIRAGSDGLTDRQRRIRDCIAESVETRGYPPSMREIGQAVGLNSTSSVAHQLGALEKKGVVRKDPQRPRAYVIAAGAATSPADDSAAVPHPDVVHAPLVGRIAAGTPITAEQQIDDWYALPRQIVRGGDLFILTVAGNSMIDAAITDGDQVVVRSQPAAENGDIVAAMIDGEATVKRFKRNTTGVWLMPENKDYQPICADEATILGRVTAVMRRV; encoded by the coding sequence ATGGAGGCTGTCACCACATCGAGCCGCAGCGGGCGTCCGCCGGGCATCCGGGCCGGCAGTGACGGACTGACCGACCGTCAGCGGCGCATCCGCGACTGCATTGCGGAGTCGGTCGAGACCAGGGGCTACCCGCCGTCGATGCGCGAGATCGGCCAGGCGGTCGGTCTGAACAGCACCTCGTCGGTCGCGCATCAGCTGGGTGCACTGGAGAAGAAGGGCGTCGTCCGGAAGGACCCGCAACGCCCCCGCGCCTACGTCATCGCCGCCGGGGCAGCGACTTCACCCGCCGACGACTCTGCCGCGGTGCCGCATCCGGACGTCGTGCACGCCCCGCTGGTCGGCCGCATCGCCGCGGGTACGCCGATCACCGCTGAACAGCAGATTGACGACTGGTACGCCTTGCCCCGGCAGATCGTCCGCGGTGGAGACCTCTTCATCCTCACCGTCGCCGGCAACTCCATGATCGACGCCGCGATCACCGACGGAGACCAGGTTGTCGTCCGTTCGCAGCCGGCCGCCGAGAACGGGGACATCGTCGCCGCGATGATCGACGGGGAGGCCACCGTGAAGCGGTTCAAGCGAAACACCACCGGTGTCTGGCTGATGCCCGAGAATAAGGACTACCAGCCGATCTGCGCCGATGAAGCCACCATCCTCGGCAGGGTCACCGCCGTAATGCGCCGCGTGTAG
- a CDS encoding alpha/beta fold hydrolase, translating to MAKLPTPTAELQRPDGARLALYVDGPSDPDLALVLVHGWQAAASVFNEHVRHLPRPRTRIVRYDQRGHGNSTGGRALPSIPLLADDLKAVIAATAPGPLPVLLAGHSMGGMAVLALAAQHPHLVGDKVTAALLAATTAGGLDLATAPNPPLKRVIGMTRHAMAAVCIHAPVPAHRIRELVRPRPYPQPPIDHAARWFKALMRHDVAEQLDALARIPVHILVGENDQTIPPIHALRLAAQIPTSRLHVIPGGSHRLPTQHPEDFLTALERACADALPPTIRWHRRLSRRDRAAMLIPPGRAGTADSRAS from the coding sequence ATGGCAAAGCTGCCCACCCCCACCGCCGAGCTCCAACGACCGGACGGTGCACGTCTCGCCCTCTACGTCGACGGGCCCAGTGACCCCGACCTCGCGCTCGTCCTGGTCCACGGATGGCAGGCGGCGGCCTCCGTCTTCAACGAGCACGTGCGCCACCTCCCGCGCCCACGCACCCGCATCGTCCGCTACGACCAGCGCGGGCACGGCAACTCCACCGGCGGCCGAGCCCTCCCGTCCATCCCGCTCCTCGCCGACGATCTCAAGGCCGTCATCGCCGCCACCGCCCCTGGACCGCTGCCCGTCCTGCTGGCCGGGCACTCCATGGGCGGCATGGCCGTCCTCGCGCTCGCCGCCCAGCACCCGCACCTCGTCGGCGACAAAGTCACCGCCGCCCTCCTCGCCGCGACCACCGCCGGCGGCCTCGACCTCGCCACCGCCCCCAACCCGCCGCTGAAACGTGTGATCGGGATGACCCGCCACGCCATGGCCGCCGTCTGCATCCACGCCCCGGTGCCGGCACACCGCATCCGCGAACTCGTCCGGCCCCGCCCCTACCCCCAACCCCCGATCGACCACGCCGCCCGCTGGTTCAAGGCCCTCATGCGACACGACGTCGCCGAGCAGCTCGACGCCCTCGCCCGCATCCCGGTGCACATCCTCGTCGGTGAGAACGACCAGACCATCCCGCCCATCCATGCCCTGCGACTTGCCGCCCAGATCCCCACCTCCCGCCTCCACGTCATCCCCGGCGGCAGCCACCGGCTGCCCACCCAGCACCCCGAGGACTTCCTCACCGCCCTCGAACGGGCCTGCGCCGACGCCCTCCCGCCCACCATCCGCTGGCACCGCCGCCTTTCCCGCCGCGACCGCGCGGCGATGCTCATCCCGCCGGGCCGAGCCGGTACGGCAGACTCACGAGCCAGCTGA
- a CDS encoding DNA polymerase III subunit alpha, which produces MEGFAHLHVASGYSPRYGASSPAALVQAAAERGMQVLALTDRDTVTGFVRFAKACEKNAVRPVLGVDLAVAPLTEARAERHRTPVRGGAHVREPLLRVQFLAHSRAGWTRLCRLLSAAHAAPTDSYPVATWDLLREHAGDGLTALLGPASEPAHALSAGRPDLAEQLLRPWRELFGPDLRLAAVWHGLQGTGPGSLRLAARTLGLADNLGIPAVLTNAVRYAHPAQHRLADVLDSARLLRPIDRRRLDSGQRWLKNTRQMTEAADRITLAAGADPRRARQLLADTAATAQRCALDPRADLGLGRPHLPEPEAVGAADAADAARLLRQRCEAGMIRRGLDRSPEVRARLDHELDIIGRLQYDTYHLTVAQVVDDVRQLGIRVAARGSGAGSMTNHLLGIAAANPLDHNLVFARYLSMRRTDLPDIDLDVEADRRLEVYDAIFARYGTDRVGVTAMPETYRARHALRDTGLALGIAPGEVGRIAKSFPHIRARDIRAALAELPELKSLAAQAHRYGPLFELAEGLDALPRGIAMHPCGVVISDATLRTRLPVQPTPGGNYEMLMADKADIEDLGLIKLDVLGSRTQSAMAHAVAEIKRATGQDLDLDQVPLDDYFAFKLIQDARTVAVSTLASPGQMDLLSRLQPRDVQDVIADISLFRPGPVAGGMPAEYIAARHGEPPAYPHPDLEPILADTYGVLIWHEQIIRIVAVMCGVDDALAELARRALGDADRLPKVGEWFRGRALAHGYDEPVVTEIWEKLKAFGAYGFARAHAVALAVPALQSAYLKAHFPAALYAGVLQHDPGMWPKRIIVADARRHGIQVHGVDVNRSASTHRVEPADDGSFAVRLSLAEVRGITDEQTRRIVDGQPYASVQDLWQRARPARPVAENLVNIGALDSLRGTASRRDLLLQIAELHRQTRNRHLDDGQLPLDDGTSLTAPPSGLPEMTSRERLAAELSVLGIDVSTHLMEHHHQLLRELAVTSARRLPTLRPGQPVLVAGVRGATQTPPIASGKRVIFASLDDGSGLVDVAFFESAHDTVAHTVFHSSMVLVRGKVQRRGTRATVVGDRAWDLEALAAARRDHGPDAVHQLLGAPAAPAAGSPPARVLHLPNGAQLQAWADLVPAGDRTANLKAYASPGSAG; this is translated from the coding sequence ATGGAGGGCTTCGCCCATCTGCACGTCGCCTCCGGTTATTCACCCCGCTACGGCGCCTCGTCCCCGGCCGCCCTCGTCCAGGCCGCCGCCGAGCGCGGCATGCAGGTCCTCGCGCTGACCGACCGTGACACCGTCACCGGGTTCGTCCGCTTCGCCAAGGCCTGCGAGAAGAACGCCGTCCGGCCCGTCCTCGGCGTCGACCTGGCCGTCGCCCCGCTGACCGAGGCCCGCGCCGAGCGCCACCGCACTCCAGTCCGCGGCGGCGCCCACGTCCGCGAGCCGCTCCTGCGCGTCCAGTTCCTCGCGCACAGCCGCGCCGGCTGGACGCGGCTGTGCCGACTGCTGTCCGCCGCGCACGCCGCACCGACCGACAGCTACCCGGTGGCAACCTGGGACCTGCTGCGCGAACACGCCGGCGACGGCCTGACCGCCCTGCTCGGCCCCGCCTCCGAACCGGCCCACGCCCTGTCCGCCGGCCGCCCCGACCTCGCCGAGCAGCTGCTGCGCCCGTGGCGCGAGCTCTTCGGTCCCGACCTGCGGCTGGCCGCCGTCTGGCACGGACTGCAGGGGACCGGGCCGGGCTCGCTCAGGCTGGCCGCCCGCACCCTGGGCCTCGCCGACAACCTCGGTATCCCGGCCGTCCTCACCAACGCCGTCCGATACGCACATCCCGCCCAGCACCGGCTCGCCGACGTCCTCGACAGCGCGCGCCTGCTGCGCCCCATCGACCGCCGCCGCCTCGACTCCGGCCAGCGCTGGCTCAAGAACACCCGGCAGATGACCGAGGCCGCCGACCGCATCACGCTCGCCGCCGGAGCGGACCCCCGCCGCGCCCGCCAGCTGCTCGCCGACACCGCGGCCACCGCGCAGCGGTGCGCCCTCGACCCGCGCGCCGACCTCGGCCTGGGCCGCCCGCATCTGCCCGAACCCGAAGCCGTCGGCGCCGCCGACGCGGCGGACGCCGCCCGGCTGCTGCGCCAACGCTGCGAGGCCGGCATGATCCGCCGCGGCCTCGACCGCTCCCCGGAAGTGCGCGCCAGACTGGACCACGAGCTCGACATCATCGGCCGTCTCCAGTACGACACGTACCACCTCACCGTGGCCCAAGTCGTCGACGACGTACGCCAGCTGGGCATCCGGGTCGCGGCCCGCGGCTCGGGCGCCGGCTCGATGACCAACCACCTGCTGGGCATCGCCGCGGCCAACCCGCTCGACCACAACCTCGTCTTCGCCCGCTATCTCTCGATGCGCCGCACCGACCTGCCCGACATCGACCTCGACGTCGAAGCAGACCGGCGGCTCGAGGTCTATGACGCGATCTTCGCCCGGTATGGCACCGACCGCGTCGGCGTCACCGCCATGCCCGAGACCTACCGGGCCCGGCACGCCCTGCGCGATACCGGACTCGCCCTCGGCATCGCCCCCGGCGAGGTCGGCCGCATCGCCAAGTCCTTCCCCCACATCCGCGCCCGCGACATCCGTGCCGCCCTTGCCGAACTGCCCGAGCTCAAGAGCCTCGCCGCCCAGGCGCACCGCTACGGGCCGCTGTTCGAACTCGCCGAAGGACTCGACGCACTGCCGCGCGGGATCGCCATGCACCCCTGCGGCGTTGTGATCTCCGACGCGACGCTGCGCACCCGTCTGCCCGTACAGCCCACCCCGGGCGGCAACTACGAGATGCTGATGGCCGACAAGGCCGATATCGAGGATCTCGGCTTGATCAAACTCGACGTCCTCGGGAGCCGGACGCAGTCCGCGATGGCTCATGCCGTCGCCGAGATCAAGCGCGCCACCGGCCAGGACCTCGACCTCGACCAGGTTCCGCTCGACGACTACTTCGCCTTCAAACTCATCCAGGACGCGCGGACGGTCGCCGTCAGCACCCTCGCCAGTCCTGGGCAAATGGATCTTCTGTCCCGTTTGCAACCGCGCGATGTACAGGACGTCATTGCTGATATCAGTCTTTTCCGTCCGGGTCCGGTCGCCGGCGGCATGCCCGCCGAGTACATCGCCGCCCGGCATGGAGAGCCGCCGGCCTACCCGCACCCCGACCTGGAGCCGATCCTCGCCGACACCTACGGCGTGCTGATCTGGCACGAGCAGATCATCCGGATCGTCGCGGTCATGTGCGGTGTCGACGACGCGCTCGCCGAGCTCGCCCGCCGGGCCCTCGGCGACGCCGACCGGCTGCCGAAGGTGGGGGAGTGGTTCCGCGGCCGGGCCCTGGCCCACGGCTACGACGAGCCTGTGGTGACGGAGATCTGGGAAAAGCTCAAGGCGTTCGGCGCCTATGGATTCGCCCGCGCGCATGCTGTCGCGCTGGCCGTGCCTGCCCTGCAATCCGCCTATTTGAAGGCGCACTTCCCGGCCGCGCTCTACGCCGGCGTCCTCCAGCACGACCCGGGCATGTGGCCCAAACGGATCATCGTCGCTGACGCCCGCCGCCACGGCATCCAGGTGCACGGCGTCGACGTCAACCGCTCGGCCTCCACACACCGCGTCGAACCCGCCGACGACGGCAGCTTCGCGGTACGCCTCTCCCTCGCCGAGGTCCGCGGCATCACCGACGAACAGACCCGGCGCATCGTCGACGGCCAGCCGTACGCGAGCGTCCAGGACCTGTGGCAGCGCGCCCGCCCCGCCCGCCCGGTCGCCGAGAACCTGGTCAACATCGGCGCCCTGGACAGCCTGCGCGGCACCGCCAGCCGTCGCGACCTGCTGCTGCAGATCGCCGAGTTGCACCGCCAGACCCGCAACCGGCACCTCGACGACGGCCAGCTCCCTCTCGACGACGGCACCTCCCTGACCGCCCCGCCGTCCGGCCTGCCCGAGATGACCTCCCGCGAGCGCCTCGCCGCTGAGCTCAGCGTCCTGGGTATCGACGTCTCCACCCACCTCATGGAGCACCACCACCAGCTCCTTCGCGAGCTCGCCGTCACCAGCGCCCGCCGCCTGCCCACCCTGCGCCCCGGCCAGCCCGTTCTCGTAGCCGGGGTGCGAGGCGCTACCCAAACTCCCCCGATCGCCAGCGGAAAGCGAGTGATCTTCGCGTCCCTCGACGACGGCAGCGGCCTGGTCGATGTCGCGTTCTTCGAATCCGCCCACGACACGGTCGCTCACACCGTGTTCCACAGCTCCATGGTTCTGGTGCGCGGCAAGGTCCAGCGGCGCGGCACCCGCGCGACCGTTGTCGGAGACAGGGCGTGGGACCTCGAAGCCCTCGCGGCCGCCCGCCGCGACCACGGGCCCGACGCCGTCCACCAACTCCTCGGCGCACCGGCCGCACCCGCCGCCGGCTCCCCGCCCGCGCGAGTCCTCCACCTGCCCAACGGTGCGCAGCTCCAGGCATGGGCCGACCTGGTGCCCGCGGGCGACCGCACCGCGAACCTCAAGGCGTACGCCAGCCCCGGATCGGCCGGGTGA
- a CDS encoding DNA polymerase Y family protein: MRTLSQPYVLRVHAHLPDRAGAELYPQLLDLLETITPTVQALQPDAADIEIGSALRFFGRTPHELAQLVRLRALALLGLNLTIGGGRSRMIAAMAADATAPGALTCIDPSDTATSAFLRPRPVAALYGAGPATAQTLIRYGITTIGQLAETPLLTVQKILGTATGRLLHERAHGIDPRPVLRQQPEQSCSAGVDFPSDELDPDRHRQAVLHLAEQLGFRMRGEAQVARRLALTVRYADHTSTHRTRTLPEATSHTVQLARTAYDLYETLALQRARVRGFALRAEALTPADGAHHQLTFDPADHKARLLEAAADQARHRFGAAAVRPAALARPAAARRRDVRPPA, from the coding sequence GTGAGGACCTTGAGCCAGCCTTACGTCCTGCGCGTCCACGCGCACCTGCCCGACCGTGCCGGCGCGGAGCTCTACCCCCAGCTCCTCGACCTGCTGGAAACCATCACGCCCACCGTCCAGGCCCTGCAGCCCGACGCCGCCGACATCGAGATCGGCAGCGCCCTGCGGTTCTTCGGCCGCACCCCCCACGAACTCGCCCAGCTCGTACGACTGCGAGCCCTCGCCCTGCTCGGCCTCAACCTCACGATCGGCGGCGGCCGCTCCCGCATGATTGCCGCCATGGCCGCCGACGCCACCGCCCCCGGCGCCCTTACCTGCATCGACCCCAGTGACACCGCCACCAGTGCCTTCCTGCGGCCCCGCCCCGTCGCCGCCCTCTACGGCGCAGGCCCCGCCACCGCCCAGACCCTCATCCGCTACGGCATCACCACCATCGGCCAACTCGCCGAAACCCCGCTCCTGACCGTCCAGAAGATCCTCGGCACCGCCACCGGCCGCCTCCTGCACGAACGCGCCCACGGCATCGACCCGCGCCCCGTCCTGCGCCAACAGCCCGAGCAGTCCTGCTCGGCCGGCGTCGATTTCCCGAGCGACGAACTCGACCCCGACCGCCACCGCCAGGCCGTCCTGCACCTCGCTGAACAGCTCGGCTTCCGCATGCGCGGCGAAGCACAGGTCGCCCGCCGCCTCGCGCTGACCGTCCGCTACGCCGACCACACCAGCACCCACCGCACCCGCACCCTGCCCGAGGCCACCTCCCACACCGTGCAGCTCGCCCGCACCGCCTACGACCTCTACGAGACACTCGCCCTCCAGCGGGCCCGGGTGCGCGGCTTCGCGCTCCGCGCCGAAGCTCTCACCCCCGCCGACGGAGCACACCACCAGCTCACCTTCGACCCCGCCGACCACAAGGCCCGCCTGCTCGAAGCCGCCGCTGACCAGGCACGCCACCGATTCGGCGCAGCGGCCGTACGCCCCGCGGCCCTCGCCCGCCCCGCGGCCGCGCGAAGGCGCGATGTCAGACCCCCTGCCTAG
- a CDS encoding GNAT family N-acetyltransferase produces MKPAGIALDSIWPTELRTERLLLRPVTPEDADVVRELLTDERVRTYLGGPALPERVAARQAAYPQTPGVWAIVRVADGRTVGLAGIGADPRCEGRAEVSYQLLPSAWGGGLGREAVGAIVGWWTAAVPDGGPVVAVTQAANARSRRLLESLGMVLIDELDEHGSQQCVYTPGGDHDDSDLRWLRLTASHLDEVERRRGAQARATAAGQRLPEDRTALTAEEAARLCPAHHGTYGRICAHAAGHTPALHLGRAPDGAWIAWLENFAA; encoded by the coding sequence ATGAAGCCCGCCGGCATCGCCCTGGACAGCATCTGGCCCACTGAGCTGCGCACCGAACGGCTGCTCCTTCGACCGGTCACCCCCGAGGACGCCGACGTCGTCCGCGAGCTGCTGACCGACGAGAGGGTGCGTACCTACCTGGGCGGCCCCGCCTTACCCGAGCGTGTCGCCGCCCGGCAGGCCGCGTACCCGCAGACACCCGGTGTCTGGGCCATCGTCCGAGTCGCCGACGGCCGGACGGTCGGACTGGCGGGCATCGGGGCCGACCCGCGGTGCGAAGGCCGGGCAGAGGTCTCCTACCAGCTGCTCCCCTCCGCCTGGGGCGGCGGCCTGGGACGGGAGGCGGTTGGCGCCATCGTCGGCTGGTGGACAGCAGCGGTGCCCGACGGCGGTCCCGTCGTCGCTGTCACTCAGGCGGCCAACGCCCGCTCGCGCCGTCTGCTGGAGTCGCTCGGCATGGTCCTCATCGACGAGCTCGACGAGCACGGATCCCAGCAGTGCGTCTACACCCCCGGCGGCGACCACGACGACTCCGACCTGCGCTGGCTACGCCTGACCGCCTCGCACCTGGACGAGGTCGAGCGTCGACGCGGCGCGCAGGCCCGCGCCACCGCCGCGGGGCAGCGCCTCCCGGAGGACCGTACGGCCCTCACTGCCGAGGAAGCGGCTCGGCTCTGCCCCGCACACCACGGGACCTACGGCCGGATCTGCGCCCACGCGGCCGGCCACACACCAGCCCTCCACCTGGGCCGGGCGCCCGACGGCGCCTGGATCGCCTGGCTGGAGAACTTCGCAGCGTGA
- a CDS encoding 3'-5' exonuclease, with protein sequence MENLRGTTFVVIDFEALTPAGRPAEPTEVAALALVVRDGHLVEDGRFESLIQPPSDVPITPRDLAHGMSEAALRRAPGPAAVLAGLDQNLTAPPYRLVAQHASTEAGLIARQRRHCPVLSSTPFLDTLKMAKQVLRGMSSYGLDALLRYYGIAQPVGRHRAMPDVEVTADVFRRLLCEGALAGHWSTLPDLDAAAGLRPKRETFIDVSVQDGLFDVRNT encoded by the coding sequence ATGGAGAACCTGCGCGGCACGACCTTCGTGGTGATCGACTTCGAGGCGCTCACCCCTGCGGGCCGGCCAGCGGAGCCGACCGAGGTCGCAGCCCTGGCTCTGGTCGTCCGAGACGGACATCTTGTCGAGGACGGCCGCTTCGAGTCCTTGATCCAACCGCCTTCTGATGTGCCGATCACTCCCCGGGATCTGGCCCACGGGATGAGCGAAGCCGCCCTGCGGCGGGCCCCCGGACCGGCCGCGGTGCTCGCCGGGCTCGACCAGAATCTGACCGCACCGCCCTACCGGCTTGTGGCCCAGCATGCTTCGACCGAGGCCGGACTGATCGCCCGCCAGCGCCGGCACTGCCCCGTGCTCAGTTCCACCCCGTTCCTGGACACCCTCAAGATGGCCAAGCAGGTCCTCCGCGGCATGTCGTCGTACGGGCTGGACGCACTGCTGCGCTACTACGGCATCGCGCAACCGGTCGGCCGCCACCGGGCGATGCCCGATGTAGAGGTCACCGCCGACGTGTTCCGACGGCTGCTCTGCGAGGGCGCGCTCGCCGGTCACTGGTCCACGTTGCCCGACCTCGATGCCGCTGCCGGGCTCCGGCCGAAGCGGGAGACCTTCATCGACGTTTCGGTGCAGGACGGCCTCTTCGACGTCCGGAACACGTAG
- a CDS encoding GNAT family N-acetyltransferase, producing MSTPSTITPAPSEPTTKPGSPFTTRRAHLGDLDLVNALHHACSLDSRYARYASPRRELKEAEFARLVHPAAGDSWLTTLHDRPEAPETAAAVTHLLKTRTAGVYELAVLIGDAWQGRGLGTWLTDHALAAAAANPDCRTVTAMFGASNRRALRILHRRNLTIPAASGGVIDITLPLPERS from the coding sequence TTGTCCACGCCGAGCACCATCACGCCAGCCCCCAGCGAACCCACCACGAAACCCGGCTCACCGTTCACCACCCGCCGCGCCCACCTGGGCGACCTCGACCTGGTGAACGCCCTGCACCACGCCTGCTCCCTCGACAGCCGGTACGCCCGATACGCCTCGCCACGCCGGGAATTGAAGGAAGCGGAGTTCGCCCGGCTCGTCCACCCCGCCGCGGGCGACAGCTGGCTCACCACCCTGCACGACCGCCCCGAGGCCCCCGAGACCGCGGCCGCCGTCACCCACCTGCTCAAGACCCGCACCGCCGGCGTCTACGAACTCGCCGTCCTGATCGGCGATGCCTGGCAAGGCCGGGGCCTGGGGACCTGGCTCACCGACCACGCGCTCGCCGCGGCCGCCGCCAACCCCGACTGCCGCACCGTCACCGCGATGTTCGGCGCCTCCAACCGTCGCGCCCTGCGCATCCTGCACCGCCGCAACCTCACCATCCCCGCCGCCAGCGGCGGCGTCATCGACATCACCCTCCCGCTGCCCGAACGGAGTTGA
- a CDS encoding ATP-dependent DNA ligase — MPELPAGRGWWFEPKLDGHRTILWCESGRVRLQSRSGRDVTSSWTDLARAARQLPAGTVLDGEAVVYIAGQVDFSAAQARAASSPARAAQLAARRPASFAAWDILAHAELGDVRSRPYVERRALLLDVLEDVGPPLQVVPATDDRDTALVWYEALRAQGVEGLVAKQATSTYRAARIWRKVRHADTLDVDVVGFTGPRSRPRALAVRLPDGRTVLSQTVSVPVWREVVARLADVGPGRPARTASGATYEAVETGLVAEVLAGTTRHGVVTVTRLR, encoded by the coding sequence GTGCCGGAGCTGCCGGCTGGCCGGGGTTGGTGGTTTGAGCCGAAGCTGGATGGTCACAGAACGATCTTGTGGTGCGAGTCGGGCCGGGTACGGCTGCAGTCCCGTTCCGGGCGGGACGTGACCAGCTCCTGGACAGACCTGGCGCGCGCCGCTCGCCAGCTTCCGGCCGGGACGGTCCTGGACGGCGAAGCGGTCGTCTACATAGCGGGGCAGGTTGACTTCAGCGCGGCGCAGGCCCGCGCTGCCTCGTCCCCCGCCCGCGCCGCACAGCTGGCGGCGCGACGGCCGGCGTCGTTCGCCGCGTGGGACATCTTGGCGCACGCCGAGCTGGGGGATGTCCGGTCCCGGCCGTACGTCGAGCGCCGGGCGCTCCTGCTCGATGTCCTGGAGGATGTGGGTCCCCCGCTGCAGGTGGTGCCGGCCACGGACGACCGCGACACCGCTCTGGTCTGGTACGAGGCGCTTCGCGCCCAGGGTGTGGAGGGCCTGGTCGCCAAGCAGGCCACCTCGACGTACCGGGCGGCGAGGATCTGGCGGAAGGTACGCCATGCCGACACTCTCGACGTGGACGTCGTGGGCTTCACTGGTCCGCGGTCGCGGCCGCGGGCCCTGGCGGTGCGGCTGCCGGACGGGCGGACAGTCCTGTCCCAGACGGTGAGTGTGCCGGTCTGGCGCGAGGTCGTGGCGCGGCTGGCCGATGTGGGTCCCGGGAGGCCCGCGCGCACCGCGTCCGGGGCGACGTACGAGGCGGTGGAAACGGGGCTCGTCGCCGAGGTCCTGGCGGGGACCACGCGGCATGGGGTGGTGACGGTGACCCGGCTGCGGTGA
- a CDS encoding lysophospholipid acyltransferase family protein, giving the protein MLSRIADILVPAVGRLSVTTDANAELRPGSIIAANHSSLADPAIVIAAVRRLGGAEPVIMAAAGLWRVPLLGRALAREGHIPVIRGDRRAADALDAAAEALAQGRMILIYAEGGLPRRRDAAETAPGNFRSGLARLAERTGAPVVPVGQAGARRITSGSTVKQLAGLITAPVRRPHLHVHVGAPLELTGERAVRTARARAAVTAAWRTAAAHLGEPAALAA; this is encoded by the coding sequence ATGCTCAGCCGCATCGCCGACATCTTGGTGCCCGCCGTGGGCCGCCTCTCGGTTACCACCGACGCCAACGCGGAACTCAGGCCGGGCAGCATCATCGCCGCGAACCACTCCTCCCTCGCGGACCCCGCCATCGTGATCGCCGCCGTCCGCCGCCTCGGCGGCGCCGAGCCGGTCATCATGGCGGCCGCCGGGCTCTGGCGCGTCCCGCTGCTCGGCCGCGCCCTGGCTAGGGAAGGGCACATCCCCGTCATCCGTGGAGACCGCCGCGCCGCGGACGCGCTGGATGCGGCGGCCGAGGCCCTGGCGCAGGGACGGATGATCCTCATCTACGCCGAGGGTGGGCTCCCACGGCGCCGGGACGCCGCGGAGACCGCCCCCGGGAACTTCCGCAGCGGCCTGGCCCGGCTCGCCGAGCGCACCGGCGCCCCCGTGGTGCCCGTCGGACAGGCTGGCGCCCGCCGGATCACCTCGGGCAGCACCGTGAAGCAACTCGCGGGACTCATCACCGCACCCGTGCGCCGCCCGCATCTGCACGTCCATGTGGGTGCGCCCCTGGAGCTGACCGGCGAGCGTGCCGTACGGACGGCGCGGGCCCGGGCCGCCGTGACCGCGGCGTGGCGGACGGCGGCCGCCCACCTGGGAGAGCCCGCCGCGCTCGCCGCGTAG